A genomic window from Triticum urartu cultivar G1812 chromosome 7, Tu2.1, whole genome shotgun sequence includes:
- the LOC125518283 gene encoding uncharacterized protein LOC125518283 has protein sequence MDQFPDWHHVRLRNRALGGYLHAADDGESVVLRRGRASLNAVWAVHLRPDGGRGVHLLLHSAAYGRYLASTAAPAPPGHRGSRAGQRDYDHPVVPDIMWEVVRAGSQGDVLLRTVGGRYLRANGRYRRWNTGVSVDGDYISTMARWAVERIPRREAAPDLPPPIPIRVLGRFSGIIFGPPEREAWRTIRFFTENGFSQGLYPENGWNVFPFLGRSVFHLNEELDIRVGVLNGRPAPRLRHVVPSFGEADLPDGFVMCVRAGRHGRLTPLVIDLPRGGDGETLEIIVALSGTQVYHELRHPDVDAA, from the exons ATGGACCAGTTCCCAGACTGGCACCACGTGCGGCTGCGGAACCGCGCGCTCGGCGGGTACCTCCACGCCGCCGACGACGGGGAGAGCGTCGTCCTCCGCCGTGGGCGCGCCTCGCTGAACGCGGTGTGGGCGGTGCACCTCCGCCCCGACGGAGGCCGCGGCGTGCACCTGCTCCTTCACAGCGCCGCCTACGGCCGCTACCTCGCCAGCACGgccgcgccggcgccgcccgGCCACCGCGGCTCCCGCGCCGGGCAGCGCGACTACGACCATCCGGTGGTTCCGGACATCATGTGGGAGGTCGTCAGGGCGGGCTCCCAGGGCGACGTCCTGCTCCGCACCGTCGGTGGCCGCTACCTCCGCGCCAACGGCAGGTACCGCCGCTGGAACACCGGCGTCAGCGTCGACGGCGACTACATCAGCACCATGGCGCGCTGGGCCGTCGAGCGCATTCCCCGCAGAGAGGCAGCTCCCGACCTTCCACCCCCGATTCCG ATCCGCGTGCTGGGACGCTTCTCCGGGATCATCTTCGGGCCGCCAGAGCGAGAGGCATGGCGGACGATCCGGTTCTTCACCGAGAACGGCTTTTCCCAGGGGTTGTACCCGGAGAACGGCTGGAACGTGTTCCCGTTCCTCGGGAGGTCCGTCTTCCACCTGAACGAGGAACTGGACATACGCGTCGGCGTCCTCAACGGGAGACCTGCCCCGCGGCTTCGTCATGTGGTGCCTTCTTTCGGAGAGGCGGACCTGCCCGACGGCTTCGTCATGTGCGTCCGAGCCGGCCGCCACGGGAGGCTCACCCCGCTTGTCATCGACCTGCCccgcggcggcgacggcgagacCCTCGAGATTATCGTGGCGCTCTCCGGGACCCAAG TCTATCATGAGCTGCGACACCCGGATGTTGACGCAGCGTAG